Proteins encoded in a region of the Vicinamibacterales bacterium genome:
- the speA gene encoding biosynthetic arginine decarboxylase codes for MSSPTTRSRTWQAGEIFTVSDATELYELDRWGKGYFSISSDGHVLVHPTKDRARAIDLKQLTDHLQLRGIGLPVLIRFRDILRHRLGDIHNAFRAAINQHSYEGRYVCVYPIKVNQQRQVVEEVLEFGREYGFGLEAGSKPELLAVMAQAHNNTPIICNGFKDAEYIEMAMLAQKVGRNIIPVVEKYTELGLILKYAERVGVRPQIGMRVKLAARGSGRWQGSGGYRSKFGLTVAEVLRGLEELKSHGMQDCFKLLHFHLGSQIPNIRIVKGALNEAARIYTELVKAGAGLEYLDVGGGLGVDYDGSQTNFESSVNYTLEEYANDVVYHIQTVCDDAGVKHPTIVSESGRAIVAYHSVLIFNVLGVSAFGEEKIPEHISPDEAEQPVIDLLETFQGLSVRNALESYHDAQQALDMAMNLFTGGYLPLEQRCQAENLYWAILVKLKKLVAQMDDVPEDLQALDDAMADTYFCNFSLFQSIPDSWAIKQLFPVMPIHNLNRPPSHHAVLGDITCDSDGKIDSFIDRRDVKKTLPLHTVNGEPYYLGVFLVGAYQEILGDLHNLFGDTHAVHVSLDDAGNVVLDAVIKGDTVREVLDYVEFDAEVLVRKLRHDVEVAVREGRVTYEESGRLLEFYEEGLQGYTYLEEPREK; via the coding sequence GTGAGCAGCCCCACGACCCGCTCGCGTACCTGGCAAGCGGGTGAAATCTTCACCGTCAGCGACGCCACCGAGCTCTACGAGCTGGATCGCTGGGGGAAGGGCTACTTCTCGATCTCGAGCGACGGCCACGTCCTCGTCCATCCGACCAAGGACCGCGCCCGCGCCATCGACCTGAAGCAGCTCACCGACCACCTCCAGCTTCGCGGCATCGGCTTGCCGGTGCTGATCCGGTTCCGCGACATCCTGCGGCACCGCCTCGGGGACATCCACAACGCCTTCAGGGCGGCCATCAACCAGCACTCCTACGAGGGGCGCTACGTCTGCGTCTACCCGATCAAGGTCAACCAGCAGCGCCAGGTCGTCGAAGAGGTGCTGGAGTTCGGCCGCGAGTACGGATTCGGCCTCGAGGCAGGCTCGAAGCCGGAGCTGCTCGCGGTGATGGCGCAGGCGCACAACAACACCCCCATCATCTGCAACGGCTTCAAGGACGCCGAATACATCGAGATGGCGATGCTGGCCCAGAAGGTGGGCCGCAACATCATCCCGGTGGTCGAGAAGTACACCGAGCTCGGCCTGATCCTGAAGTACGCGGAGCGCGTCGGCGTCCGCCCCCAGATCGGCATGCGCGTGAAGCTCGCCGCCCGCGGCAGCGGCCGCTGGCAGGGGTCAGGGGGCTACCGCTCGAAATTCGGCCTGACGGTCGCGGAGGTGCTCCGCGGCCTCGAGGAGCTCAAGAGCCACGGAATGCAGGACTGCTTCAAGCTCCTGCACTTCCACCTCGGAAGCCAGATCCCCAACATCCGCATCGTCAAGGGGGCGCTGAACGAGGCGGCCCGCATCTATACCGAGCTGGTGAAGGCCGGCGCCGGGCTGGAATATCTGGACGTGGGCGGCGGCCTCGGCGTGGACTACGACGGGTCGCAGACGAACTTCGAGTCGAGCGTCAACTACACCCTCGAGGAATACGCCAACGACGTCGTCTATCACATCCAGACGGTGTGTGACGACGCCGGCGTCAAGCACCCGACGATCGTTTCCGAGAGCGGGCGGGCGATCGTCGCCTACCACAGCGTGCTGATCTTCAACGTCCTCGGCGTCTCGGCGTTCGGCGAGGAGAAGATCCCCGAGCACATCTCCCCGGACGAGGCCGAGCAGCCGGTCATCGATCTGCTCGAGACGTTCCAGGGGCTGTCGGTGCGCAACGCCCTCGAAAGCTACCACGACGCGCAGCAGGCGCTCGACATGGCGATGAACCTGTTCACCGGCGGCTACCTGCCGCTCGAGCAGCGCTGCCAGGCCGAGAACCTCTACTGGGCCATCCTGGTCAAGTTGAAGAAGCTGGTCGCGCAGATGGACGACGTCCCCGAGGATCTCCAGGCGCTGGACGACGCCATGGCGGACACCTATTTCTGCAACTTCTCGCTGTTCCAGTCGATTCCCGACAGCTGGGCGATCAAGCAGCTCTTCCCGGTGATGCCGATTCACAACCTGAATCGCCCCCCCAGCCACCACGCCGTGCTGGGGGACATCACCTGCGATTCGGACGGCAAGATCGACTCGTTCATCGACCGCCGCGACGTGAAGAAGACGCTGCCGCTGCACACCGTGAACGGCGAGCCCTACTATCTCGGCGTGTTCCTGGTGGGCGCGTACCAGGAGATCCTGGGGGACCTCCACAACCTGTTCGGCGATACGCACGCCGTGCACGTCAGCCTGGACGACGCCGGCAACGTCGTGCTCGACGCCGTCATCAAGGGAGACACCGTCCGCGAAGTCCTCGACTACGTCGAGTTCGACGCGGAGGTGCTCGTCCGCAAGCTGCGGCACGACGTGGAGGTCGCCGTCCGCGAGGGGCGCGTGACCTACGAAGAGTCCGGACGCCTACTCGAGTTCTACGAGGAAGGCCTCCAGGGCTATACCTACCTCGAAGAGCCGCGCGAGAAGTAG
- a CDS encoding GlsB/YeaQ/YmgE family stress response membrane protein, whose protein sequence is MGILSWIVFGLVVGIIAKLVTPGRDPGGFIVTMLLGIAGALLGGFIGRAMGFYGPNESAGWLMSIAGAILLLVIYRLVARRRTI, encoded by the coding sequence ATGGGCATTCTGTCCTGGATAGTCTTTGGGTTGGTCGTGGGGATAATTGCGAAGCTCGTGACACCGGGCCGCGACCCCGGCGGCTTCATCGTGACGATGCTGCTGGGCATCGCCGGCGCTCTGCTCGGCGGGTTCATCGGCCGCGCGATGGGGTTCTACGGCCCGAACGAGTCAGCCGGCTGGCTGATGTCGATCGCCGGCGCGATCCTGCTGCTGGTGATCTACCGGCTGGTCGCCCGCCGCAGAACGATCTGA
- a CDS encoding methylated-DNA--[protein]-cysteine S-methyltransferase, with the protein MIQIQTVDSPIGPLTAAERAGRVCLLHFGPDGPEIDRTFERWYPGELRSRQPLSTAAVLRRYFEGDLGVLDGVPVELNGTSFQKQVWQALRRIPAGTSISYAELARRIGSVTAVRAVGAANGANPVAVIVPCHRVIGSDGSLTGYGGGLERKQWLLQHEGLIRPKLF; encoded by the coding sequence ATGATTCAGATTCAGACCGTGGACTCCCCGATCGGCCCGCTGACCGCCGCGGAGCGCGCCGGCCGCGTCTGCCTCCTGCACTTCGGGCCGGACGGCCCCGAAATCGACCGCACGTTCGAGCGCTGGTATCCCGGCGAGCTCCGTTCGCGGCAGCCGCTTTCCACGGCGGCCGTTCTGCGGCGCTATTTCGAGGGGGACCTGGGCGTGCTGGACGGCGTGCCCGTCGAGCTGAACGGGACATCCTTCCAGAAGCAGGTCTGGCAGGCGCTTCGGCGGATCCCGGCCGGCACCAGCATCTCTTATGCGGAGCTGGCGCGGCGGATCGGCAGCGTCACCGCCGTCCGCGCGGTAGGCGCCGCCAATGGCGCGAACCCCGTTGCCGTCATCGTGCCCTGTCACCGGGTCATCGGTTCGGACGGCAGCCTGACCGGCTACGGCGGCGGTCTCGAGCGCAAGCAGTGGCTGCTGCAGCACGAGGGCCTCATCCGGCCGAAACTCTTCTGA
- the pbpC gene encoding penicillin-binding protein 1C, whose amino-acid sequence MIRVTGLLTYLRRRIRSKWVTAATVAAIGTGVWLRCGALPAGLLDGVDTPSTVVVDRHGRVLYEALTSSGSRVDPLSADALPAVLVDATLAAEDRRFYSHIGVDPVAMLRALRQNLAERQVVEGGSTITQQAAKLLLQRREGVRPRGLRAKLRELVIALRLEHRLTKREILALYLNLASYGNQAAGAGRASQIYFGVDASMLTPAQAGFLAALPQRPTAFNPWRNFASARRRQQTVLHRMAAAGTLSPERLIEAREERIALRPRQATFNAPHFVEMVRSAAGPAATRVQTTLDLDLQREVERIVEQARPALRAHGAANAAVIVLDNASGEWLAWEGSGNYGDVEGGGSINGPLVPRQPGSALKPFTYALAFEHGYGPASVLPDLATHFATAEPGVLYSPRNYDGRYHGPMLARRALAGSQNVPAVALASEMGVSALLRFLSRAGLSTFDRAPGYYGLGLTLGNAEVRLDELVAAYASFARGGVWTRPAFLREEGSRRTGETEAERSSGRQSGDQRTLVSPETAFLITDILSDPRAREDAFGRGSDLDFPFAVAAKTGTSQAYHDNWTIGYTRDVTIGVWVGNFDRTPLRNSSGVTGAGPIFHQVMLAAAKGRESATAHAILPAPQGLERTNICMLSGQRANAWCPSRSAEWSVKGSDPVPCSWHHASDGELLTIYPPEYRAWASASPRASADGSGAFRARVDGGTDAPAAATRRIAALQIANPPAGAIYSIDPTLRREFQALPLRATTERPTTVTWLVDGAMIGTSSSERALAWPLAVGTHQIEVRDADGRRARASVVVK is encoded by the coding sequence GTGATCCGTGTGACCGGGCTGCTGACGTACCTGCGGCGCCGAATCCGGTCGAAGTGGGTGACGGCCGCGACCGTGGCCGCGATCGGCACGGGTGTCTGGCTGCGTTGCGGGGCGCTGCCAGCCGGGCTGCTGGACGGCGTCGACACACCATCGACCGTCGTCGTCGACCGCCATGGCCGCGTGCTTTACGAGGCGTTGACCTCGTCCGGGTCGCGAGTCGATCCGCTTTCGGCGGACGCGCTGCCGGCGGTGCTGGTGGATGCGACCCTCGCCGCCGAAGATCGCCGGTTCTATTCGCATATCGGCGTCGATCCGGTGGCGATGCTGCGCGCGCTGCGGCAGAACCTCGCCGAGCGGCAGGTTGTCGAGGGGGGCTCGACGATCACCCAGCAGGCGGCGAAGCTGCTGCTGCAGCGCCGCGAAGGGGTGCGTCCGCGCGGCCTTCGCGCCAAGCTGCGCGAGCTGGTGATCGCGCTGCGGCTCGAGCATCGCCTCACCAAGCGCGAAATCCTCGCCCTCTACCTGAACCTCGCGTCCTATGGAAATCAGGCGGCCGGCGCGGGCCGGGCGAGTCAGATCTACTTCGGCGTCGACGCCTCGATGCTGACTCCGGCACAAGCCGGGTTCCTCGCGGCGCTGCCGCAGCGGCCGACGGCATTCAACCCCTGGCGGAACTTCGCGTCGGCGCGCCGGCGGCAGCAGACCGTGCTCCACCGCATGGCGGCGGCCGGGACGCTCAGCCCGGAACGTTTGATCGAAGCGCGCGAGGAACGGATCGCGCTGCGGCCGCGGCAGGCCACGTTCAACGCGCCGCACTTCGTGGAGATGGTCCGATCCGCCGCCGGGCCGGCCGCGACCCGCGTCCAGACCACGCTGGATCTCGATCTGCAGCGCGAGGTCGAGCGCATCGTCGAGCAGGCCCGGCCGGCGCTGCGGGCGCACGGCGCTGCCAATGCTGCTGTCATCGTGCTCGACAACGCCAGCGGCGAGTGGCTGGCGTGGGAGGGCTCCGGCAATTATGGCGATGTCGAAGGTGGTGGATCGATCAACGGTCCGCTGGTGCCGCGTCAACCCGGGTCGGCGCTGAAGCCGTTCACGTATGCGCTCGCGTTCGAGCACGGGTACGGACCGGCGTCCGTGCTCCCGGATCTGGCGACGCACTTTGCCACCGCGGAACCGGGCGTGCTCTACAGCCCGCGGAACTACGACGGCCGCTATCACGGCCCGATGCTGGCGCGGCGGGCGCTGGCCGGCTCGCAGAACGTGCCCGCGGTGGCGCTCGCCTCCGAGATGGGCGTGAGCGCGCTGCTGCGATTCCTGTCCCGGGCGGGACTGTCGACCTTCGATCGCGCGCCGGGTTACTACGGTCTCGGGTTGACGCTGGGCAACGCCGAGGTGAGGCTGGACGAGCTGGTCGCCGCCTACGCCTCGTTTGCACGCGGCGGCGTATGGACGCGGCCGGCGTTTCTCCGTGAGGAGGGCTCGCGGCGGACCGGGGAGACGGAGGCTGAACGCAGCTCAGGCCGTCAGTCTGGAGATCAGCGGACGCTCGTCTCACCCGAGACGGCGTTCCTGATTACCGATATCCTGAGCGACCCGCGCGCGCGGGAGGACGCCTTCGGGCGCGGAAGCGACCTCGATTTTCCGTTCGCCGTCGCCGCGAAGACGGGGACCTCGCAGGCGTATCACGACAACTGGACGATCGGCTACACCAGGGACGTCACCATCGGCGTGTGGGTCGGCAACTTCGATCGGACGCCGCTGCGCAATTCGTCGGGCGTCACGGGAGCGGGGCCGATCTTTCACCAGGTCATGCTGGCGGCGGCGAAGGGGCGCGAGTCGGCCACGGCTCACGCCATCCTTCCGGCGCCGCAGGGACTCGAGCGGACGAACATCTGCATGCTTTCCGGTCAGCGCGCGAATGCCTGGTGTCCGTCCCGGTCGGCCGAATGGAGCGTCAAGGGCTCCGACCCGGTGCCGTGCTCGTGGCATCACGCGAGCGACGGCGAGCTTCTGACCATCTACCCGCCCGAGTACCGCGCCTGGGCCTCCGCCTCCCCGCGCGCCTCGGCGGACGGATCCGGCGCGTTCCGCGCCCGGGTGGACGGCGGTACCGACGCTCCCGCCGCCGCCACCAGACGGATCGCGGCCCTGCAGATCGCCAATCCGCCCGCCGGAGCGATTTACAGCATCGATCCGACCCTGCGGCGGGAGTTCCAGGCGCTCCCGCTGCGCGCCACCACCGAGCGGCCGACGACCGTGACGTGGCTCGTCGATGGTGCGATGATCGGAACGTCCTCGTCGGAGCGGGCACTCGCGTGGCCGCTTGCCGTGGGGACGCATCAGATTGAGGTCCGCGACGCCGACGGCAGGCGTGCCCGCGCCTCCGTCGTCGTGAAGTAG